One Cucurbita pepo subsp. pepo cultivar mu-cu-16 chromosome LG09, ASM280686v2, whole genome shotgun sequence DNA window includes the following coding sequences:
- the LOC111802456 gene encoding ankyrin repeat-containing protein ITN1-like gives MIPFTRRPSTSSSTKSTPGRHDGKAVRWSEPVTGVDSPAVEDRNAVNNDEDDDDFEVGEDESPARGDEENPLPLEIYGKPLDPKTKDVSWPMSKFHSFRFSKSRRMDNRPLRVQLYQAAQNGDWKTAEYMNNLHPGVLTMVISDRCETVLHIATRAKKASFVKELVNFLDRHDLGLKNKYGNTALCIAAASGAVDIAKLMVSKFEALPLIRGSGNSTPVLIAARYKHKHMVSYLLSKTPVYGSAIQEQMELLVGAISADYYDIALLILKWNPLLVLERDFNDDTPLHIMARRSNAIGKKNKPTRLQSYIIDCEEQTSNLLVKGIKRMHKHKLMQIQAHQMVELMWSVVLDEIPEDEILQFIMFPTSILHDAARVGNVEFLRLIINSYPDLAWKVDSDRKSIFHVAVENRQESVFSLIYEMGEFLDYLPFYFDEENISLLELAAKKADLNHLNRVSGAAFQMHKELLWFKEVEKIVELTMRRKKGKRNPRELFTKEHQNLVEEGEKWMKKTANSCMLVATLIATVVFAAIFTVPGGNNNNHDINTGSPLFLRHKWFTVFVISDATALISSSTSILLFLSILTSRCAEEDFLIWLPLKLVCGLGTLFLSVLSMVLAFSATFFLFYGKDTDWVPLLVAGMAIVPVYCFGVLQFRLWADAVAALQASYYLYFKNWKFMLF, from the exons ATGATACCCTTTACACGCAGGCCTTCTACTTCTTCCTCCACTAAATCAACCCCCGGCCGTCACGACGGCAAGGCTGTTCGGTGGTCGGAGCCGGTCACCGGCGTTGACTCTCCTGCAGTAGAGGACCGGAATGCCGTCAACAACGATGAAGACGACGACGACTTTGAGGTCGGTGAAGATGAGTCGCCGGCGCGTGGGGATGAAGAAAATCCGCTACCGCTCGAGATTTACGGCAAACCGTTAGATCCCAAGACTAAAGATGTGAGCTGGCCTATGTCCAAATTTCACAGCTTCAGATTTTCCA AGAGTCGAAGAATGGACAATCGTCCACTCCGTGTTCAACTATACCAAGCTGCACAAAATGGCGACTGGAAGACTGCAGAGTACATGAATAATCTGCATCCAGGAGTCCTCACTATGGTCATAAGCGACCGATGTGAAACCGTTCTTCACATAGCAACTCGAGCCAAGAAGGCTTCTTTTGTGAAGGAATTGGTGAACTTCCTCGACCGACATGACTTGGGcttgaaaaacaaatatgGAAACACAGCCCTTTGCATCGCTGCAGCCTCAGGCGCGGTCGACATCGCCAAGCTAATGGTCTCCAAGTTCGAAGCTTTGCCGCTCATTCGTGGGTCCGGAAATTCAACCCCAGTTTTGATTGCCGCTAGATACAAACACAAGCACATGGTCTCCTATCTCCTCTCCAAAACCCCCGTCTATGGCTCCGCCATTCAAGAGCAAATGGAGCTTCTCGTTGGCGCCATCTCGGCCGATTATTATG ATATAGCTTTGCTTATTTTAAAGTGGAACCCGTTGTTAGTTCTCGAGCGAGACTTCAATGACGATACGCCGTTGCATATCATGGCTCGTAGGTCGAATGCAATTGGTAAGAAAAACAAGCCAACCCGGTTGCAATCGTACATTATTGATTGCGAAGAACAAACATCTAATCTCTTGGTCAAAG GAATCAAGCGTATGCACAAACATAAACTCATGCAAATTCAAGCTCATCAAATGGTTGAATTGATGTGGAGTGTTGTTTTGGATGAGATACCTGAAGATGAGATATTGCAGTTCATCATGTTTCCCACGAGTATCTTGCATGATGCTGCAAGAGTTGGAAATGTTGAGTTTTTGAGATTGATCATCAATTCATACCCTGATCTTGCTTGGAAAGTTGATAGCGATCGAAAGAGTATATTTCATGTAGCGGTTGAAAATCGTCAAGAGAgtgtttttagtttaatttatgaaatggGTGAGTTCTTGGATTACTTACCATTCTATTTTGATGAGGAAAATATCAGCTTGCTTGAACTAGCGGCGAAAAAGGCGGATCTAAATCATCTCAATCGAGTGTCGGGAGCTGCCTTTCAAATGCATAAAGAGCTTCTATGGTTTAAG GAAGTGGAGAAGATCGTAGAGCTTACAAtgaggagaaagaaaggaaagcgCAACCCACGTGAATTATTCACCAAAGAGCACCAAAACCTAgtggaagaaggagaaaaatgGATGAAGAAAACAGCAAATTCATGCATGTTGGTTGCAACTCTAATAGCCACCGTAGTTTTTGCCGCAATCTTCACCGTACCAGGcggcaacaacaacaaccacGACATCAACACAGGCTCGCCTCTCTTTCTCCGCCACAAATGGTTCACAGTGTTCGTGATATCAGATGCAACCGCTTTGATATCATCTTCAACATCGATACTATTGTTCTTGTCGATCCTCACGTCGCGTTGTGCCGAAGAAGACTTCCTAATTTGGTTGCCATTAAAGTTGGTGTGCGGGCTTGGAACACTGTTCTTGTCAGTGCTGAGCATGGTGCTAGCTTTCAGTGCTACGTTCTTCCTGTTCTATGGGAAAGATACGGATTGGGTTCCTTTGCTTGTTGCTGGGATGGCGATTGTTCCAGTTTATTGCTTTGGTGTGCTTCAGTTTAGGCTTTGGGCTGATGCGGTAGCTGCTTTGCAGGCTTCTTATTACTTGTATTTCAAGAATTGGAAGTTCATGTTGTTCTGA